One Carassius auratus strain Wakin chromosome 39, ASM336829v1, whole genome shotgun sequence genomic window, TGGGTCAAggctttatattattttattaaatgtggtattcaTTGTGTAAATATCTTGTCTGATTATAACAGCACAGTGTAGTACTAACAAAAATCTATCTGCCATAAACAGACTGTGCTCAGATCTTCAAAAACGTCAGCACACAGAGTGGATTTTATATGATTAAACCACAGCTAAGTCCAACCTGGATGAGAGTGTACTGTGATATGACAGAGGGGGGTGGATGGACAGTCTTCCAGAGACGCTCAGATGGCAGTCAGTCATTTGACAGGTAAAGAAAAACTATAGTTGTGAGAAGAGATGCACTGGTTAATGAACTAGACAtgatttttgattttgatttttagaGATTGGAATGATTATAAAATAGGATTTGGTGACATGAAGTCTGCTAATGGAGAGTTCTGGTTGGGAAATGATAATCTGCATTATCTGACATCTCAAGGTGAGTAAATCTATATTTCTAAAATGCATACAAACTGAAATAGATATGTTATGATGtaccataattttttattatattttattttatattttatacctTCTGTTACACAGATGATTACACCCTGAGAGTCAATCTTGAAGACTTTGAGGGCAGCCACCGTTTTGCAGTGTACAGAACATTTAAAGTGGATAATGAACAGGTcttgttaataatatatttatattttgatacaTGATGTGTGGATGAATATACGGTGCCCATTATGAACCCACAGGTGGCATGTGAAGTTTTTAATAGATCATTACAACAtgttatataaatactgtatgtactattttcattaacaaaaaagAAGGGGTTGCACAGTAACTCAATTCATAAACTTCATATGACCCGAATGGTATAATATCtgtgtgccattttttttttttttttttttaatgttttaacaatCCCATTTGTCTTCTCAGAACCATTACCAGCTCCGGTTTGGCGTATACACAGGAAATGCAGGGGACGCTCTCTCTGGAAGTTACCATCCTGAGGTTCAGTGGTGGGCCAGCCATCAAGGAATGAAGTTCAGCACACGAGACAGAGATAATGACCGTTATAATCGCAGTTGTGCTCAGGAGGACAAGGGTGGCTGGTGGTTTAACAGGTTTGGACCTTAACTTTACAGACAAAAATGACAATTACAATATGTACAAAGGCAGTTCTTCTCAAGATATTACAGCTACCCTATAGCAGAGTAACCACTGGTGTAGTTCATTACATTAACATATTTGACAACCAAAAGGTGTCCAATGTCCAAATGTTTAGTATGTTATTTCCCCTTTATTCCTCTAGATGTCACTCTACCAATCTGAATGGGTTCTACCACAGAGGCCCCTACAGCGCAGTCACTGATGATGGAATAGTGTGGTACCCTTGGCATGGCTGGTGGTACTCCCTCAAATCTGTGCAGATGAAGATCAGACCGGGCAGCTTTGAGCCTAATGATGTTTAATTCATTGATCTGATATCTGAACCACAAAATGATGAATTTGTGGATGATGACAAATGACATTATAGTCCATCTTATTAGTCCAATTCTTAACTTTttacatatgtagttaaaaagCTCTTCTCCTGCATGTATCGCAATAAAGTTTTCAACACATCCTTACTGCATCGTTTATTTTCAAtctttaaattgattaatttcCTAGTTGGtaaattaagaaatacatttttaaaacattaagaaatataaaaaatgaaagaggaaagattagtttttgtttttaaatgatttattgaatATAGAATTTAGCTgacgaaaaaaaaagtttagctaTATATTCTgagatgttttctttgttttaatcatAGCAATATATAAGGTTAATGGAGAAAATAATTAACATGCAGTAGTAAATATATAATGCAAAGTTAATGGCAAACACCATTAATATCAGGGTATTTAGAAAACTAACCGAGCTGTTTTAATCtagtataaataaaatgtattataaaagctttttttttttttttttttttttttttttttttttttacattttataaaattgtgaaaataaatgattttttcttAAACATATTAAGGGTAAAATTTAAGTTAAAgtctataataatacaaaaagtatttaaaaatatacactgACATGAAAtagtagtttttttatatatagtaggctaaagttattattattaagattttatatatatatatatatatatatatatatatatatatatatatatatatatatatatatatatatataatttaggaagtcttttgtatttttttttaacttttttaacatttgcAATAATAATGTTATCTTTAACTTAAACTTATAtcctatagatatatatattttttattattattaattttttaaaaccgAGAACTGTTGCGGCTCGTGTCTTTCCTGCAGTGACGTCATTTAAGGAGAGCGCGCGAACTCACCTGAGCGCTCACCTTTCAAGTGCACGCGCTGCTGTTAACGGTAGACAAATCTGTGAGTCCCAGTTTATGTCACTTGCGGCGCGCGGGGTAAGTGCTCTATGATGATTAGAGAAATTGAGACGGCAGTGTAAATGTTTACCTTTTCTACGAACGCACTTTTGTACCTTACTGATTTACTAGCGTGAGGCGTGTTTCTATTGTTACTCGAGTCGCGtgaattgtttgaaatgtttaCGCCTGCTGAATGTTTATTtagtatgtatacatttataggAAAGGGGGTCTTCTGCTTTCTATCGCTTTACAACTTTGTTTACTCCACGTGTTATATATAGACCGAGCTGCCAGAGATCCCAAACAGGCCTCTGATGTTTCTGTCAGGTGCACAAGACAATTTAAAGGCGGTCCGATCAGGAAATAGATTGTGGCTCTGAGGGAGGTATGAGGCAGAAACATgagctccgcaggaaaaaaaagTTACTAGATTTAAAAGAATCCAATGAACTTGTTTttctcattgttatttttttttctatagaccTTCCTACTTGAGAGTTCACTGAGAAGAAcacacctgatttttttttttttttttttttttttttgaatgagcaCTGTGATTTAGTTGCTTTTTTAGACATATGTAATGATGTATTGTAtgagggtttgtgtgtgtgtgtatgtgtattggtTGGATGTGGCTCAAATGCACCATTGGTGGATGGTAGGGTACTATGAGACTTAATTGCTGTGTCTTGACCAGAGCTGGTGTTCAGAAACAGTGGAAAGCCGCAGCTGATTATAGTGCAGGTGCCCTCATACTGTACAGAATTATCAGATTATGTAacctattatttattatatttgcttagaaatatatattatatttagagtAGTGTCAGTGGATAATAATTGGTAAGGttctttaatgttttgatcgcagaggatgcatttaataaataaaacattacagtaaaactgtaatattgaacaaattaaaaattcaacttcaatatatttgaaaatgtgatttattcctgtgatggtaaagctgactttactccattactccagtcatgtACCTTCTGAAATAATTCTAAATGCTGATTTCTTTTTATTGTCAAcgttgaaaaccgttgtgctgtgaaagaacagcatttagttgaaatagaaatcttataatattataatatatacatatatttacagtCATTTTGCTCAATTTAACATgcccttgttgaataaaagttttaatttctgtcaaaaaaaagttttcactgaCTCCAAagttttgaacggtagtgtatgtcTGCTTCTTTTTCCTCTGATACCTAAATGCCTTCAAAAATGCCACTGGGTGCTTGGCAACAGCGATTGCTGCCTTTGACCTGCCATGCACTGGCCCCGGCCCCTCCCCTTATCGAGGGCTTGTCCGGGATAGGGTAACCATTCACTGTCCCTTGTAATGTTAGCCTGGAGGCTTTGCAGTGGGTTCAGTCATTGCCTAGGCTGGAACTTGAAGAGCGCTGTATGAGTAGAGGCGTGTTTTAGTATGCAGGGACAGCCCAAAAGTGTGCTGACAGCAGCCTGGACTGTGCCACATTCCTATGAGACAAACCATTACTGCGAGCCAGGAGTGGTGCTGAAGGAGGGACTACTGGGGCTGATGGGTATTTTAGAGCTGGCAgtctttatatatgtgtgtttagagTGGTGTAGTGTTTACCACAGCACTAATAGGATTGATTCTGAGACATGGAGCTATGAGTGCTGCAGGAGCCTGAATGGGATGTGCTGAACTGACATAATGTTATGCCTGGTAggactctgttttttttttttatctttactgAATTAAAGTTGCAATGCAGTTTGATGACTACAATACATATGCAtgctttcattttgtttttgttctatttaACATTAATTGGCAtgctgtggagaaaaaaaaaagtattgcttGAGTAAGCTTATTTGCTATGCCATGTGCTATGTTATTATGCCATGAACCGATTTAGTGTCCCAGTTATGATATTTTTCCTTAGGCTGCTTTAACCCTCAAGAATGAATGATCCATTGTATTCACCGCTGCTTTTTATGGGAGTTTGACATATCAGTTTTATGTCGCTTCAAAGTTGAAATAAGAATCATTCATCAATAATTCTCCAGGCGGTAGTGAAGTATTAACAGAGGGACTCTTGTTTCTTTTATCCCCAGCTCTTGCATGAGCAGTCGGACTATAAATGACTAAGCACAATGTTAGTTCCCAAGGTAACGTTTCACTCAAGGAAGTTATTTTTGCACTactttttgattctgaatattagGGATAGTAATGTTTCAACAAGAGTTATGGTGAATGTGTTTTATAATCATGCTTTTatgttagaaaatgattaatgCCTCTCAAGAAATTAATGGGATGGCTTGGTCCATTTGATTAACTTGAAGATTTTATGGTCTGTGATTTGTGGTACTGCTATTTATTTGCATACAGTTTTGTCTGTAATTGCAGATTTACTCCATAGTTCCACATGTGCACATGCTTTGTATGGGGTTTGTTATTTCAGAAGAAGCTTGACAGAGAGCTCGTCTCCTCATCTGCATAAACTGGCCTCTCTCCTCATTGTACTTGACAGAAGTGCATTAGAGCATGCAAGGCCTTTCCCTCAGCAGAGACTAAGTATGCCATGCCTCTTCAACCCCTGTGGAGTAATGATTTTAACTTGAGGAAACAGAACCCAAAAAATAAACGAGAGATTCAAAGTAGTCTGGCtttcagaaatgtattaattaattgatgtaTTTTCAGGACACTGAAATTGATTTGTATTAAATCTTGAATAAACTGTATTGGTCATCAAATTTCATAATCTTAAGTGGCATATATTTCAGGTATTAGTGTTTGTGTTAAGTCACAGCaagctatatttatttgaaaaaggcATGTCTGCTGAGGTGTAGCCATCCTATCACAAAGCTAGCTCTGTCCCTCATTCCTACTAAACACAGCAAGGTGTTTTCACCAGCACTCAGAGCTGCTTATCTAAATACACTAAATTCACATTCTCCCACTGACCCATCACCACGCTCCATCTATCCCATATCTGTCTCAAACTCACAACGTTACATGTCACAGTTACTGCTAAGGTTCCTGTGTAAGTTGTAAATACAAAGACAACTAattacatctttttgtttgttttgtgaggtgttatttaaactacttttcaaaagttttttgttttttggatagAAATGTATTCTTTCAGCAAGGACATTAAACAAAAGTggatcaaaaatgacagaaaagaaatgtaaaatgttgtaaaaaaaaatgtaggtttttaactttaaaaaaaacttttaaaaaaggaTCATGGTTTGCACAAAGATATTAaacagcactgttttcaacattgataagcaGATATGTTTGAGCAttaaataagcatattaaaataatttcacagcaataaattacatttttaaatcgaCTGTAGTaaacaaattgtaataatatttattactggTTTACTTTAGTTTTGAACAAATAGATGCAGCCTTTGTCAGCATGAGGCATTTTTTTAATCTCACCCCAAATGAATGATCAGTGAAGAGTTTCAGTGATGTTTTATTaaagcactttttaaaaaaaaatgttccgtTCCACATTAAGAAGGACTAGAGGTTGATAGCTTTTGAGTAACTAAGCTCTTGCATTTTTAATGGTGTTTCTCTGGGAAACATGAAGAATTAAACAGGATATTGATTTCCTCATTACTCTCAAAGTAGTTGGTCAGTAGATTATGTAACATCTCCACAAAGAAGACCGTTACTAATTTTGTATTCAACAATACCAGAGGTTTCACAAATTGtaattggccacgatgtgtgtttgttcagtgaAGTATTGTATCAACAATATCTAATACCCTTCTAATTTCAGCTCCAGCACACGTTGAGTCACCTCTATATTCTTCATGACCTCTCACATCAATTTAGACAATAGATACATTGtttcaaatatctttatttgttttcaacttttttctctctctctttttcaggaAAATTCAGACAATGGATTTCAATAAATTCCCCCTGTGCTGAAGTCCAGGAAACAACTAATATAATTCTCATAAACAAGAGGTGTTTCAGATAGATGTGGATTTGCTCATAGCAGCTGATCCATGGAAACCACACGTAGATCCATGAATCTTACTTTCTCCATGGAGGACAAAAATGGAAATAACATCACTTGCCCCAGTGCGCATTCCCCCGATTCACTCAGGGGCTCTAGCAGTTTGAGTTGTGGCAGTTCAGAAAGTCCTCCTGAAGTGGAAATGGAAGGCTGTATCCCTTTCCCAACAAAAGGTGAAACTTCTTCAAAGGTAGTGAAATCAAGTGGCGCAATTGCTGTAGACTTTGTCAAATCAAACATTGACAACTGGAATGAGAATATGACTATTTTGATAGTGGACCCAAAAAACACTCAATACAATGGCTGTGACCGGAGCTCAGAAACCTCCCCAGACTGTGGTGAGCGAGAGCTGTCTGAGGTGAACTCCTGCAAGCCATCATGTCGTGGATCCAGTGAGAACTGCTGCTCCGTCAGCTCTGATGAGATGGTCATGAGGAGTAACAGCTTTCTTCTGCACGAGAATGATCAGCCTCTTAGCATCTCACTGATTGGGGAGTCGAGAACCTCTGTGGATATATCTTCAGATCTCAATGTCGTATCTGGCACGCTACCTGATGTGTGCGAGGGCCTAGCTGAGGTGCCACAAGAAAAGCCCAAGAATCAGGGTACCTACATCCAACCAAACAATCAGACATTTCTCATAGATGAAAAGTCATTGAGCGTTGAGAAACTTGAATGTGGCACACCTGTTCATTATCACAAATCCAATAAAAATGTGGAAAAGTTGGCATGCAGCAGTGGTGGATCCAATCACTCAACCCCATTGGAGGGAAAAACTGTGCTGCTTACTGCCTCTGGGGATCTAGACATCAGTGGCAATGCTCAAACCTCAACTCCAGTGCAGTCTGTGAGTAACAAGACATTTTGCCTCCCATCTTTATCTGAGTCACCTCTGAACCAAGATGAATGTGATTCAGTGAGTCCAATGGCTCAAGTTATCCATCAGAAACAAGGCGCTGCCTCCCAAAAGCCCAAAACACCCTTGACGTCAGCCAGTAAAAGCAATAAGATAGAAATAAAACGTTTTCCAAAGCCTAACTTCAGTAATATAAAGTCTAAAATTATGTCACATGCCAGCAACCCCTTCAAGACATCAAGTGCACGAGTTCCAAAGAATTCATCAAATGCTGTCACTCAAAATAATGAAAGCCAGACTATGGACCAACATAAGTCATCTCCTACCAAATCCACTTTTACTGCAGAAACCAGCACATCTACCACATCCGCTCAACGTGTAAAGAGCTCTAATGCAGCTAAAAGAACTCGCTCATCAACTTGCCAAGAAAATGGTCTGGCCTCAAAATCTCGACCTCGCCGATGGTCTGAAAGTGCTACGTCTTTCAAAACAAGTAAAGATGGATCACAAGAGAAGAGTCCACAGGTCAGTGGAGTCTCGAACAGCCTTGTCACAccacaaaaaaacactaaaagaGGTGCTCAGAATCAGGGTGAGAGACCTGCAGAAAACGAGTCAAATAGAGAGGACACACAGGGGAATGAGTCTCTGAAGGTCCGAGGGAAGAATCAGAAAGTGAGTCTGTTGGTGAGTATGTTATGGCAAATAACTGAtaaatggctgatattaaaaCGATATTTGTTAAAATGAATCCAGAATGAATAGTTAAATGCTACAAATAGATTTCGAGAACAAAACATTAGTAAATGTCATACcatacataacacaaaacataggCTAAAGCTAGCATTTAAGCATGATATTAACTTACTCGTTATTActgaagtttaaataaatgtaattgagtGTTAGATAATGGCAAatgtaattctaaaataaaattggggaaaatgagcatgcacaattaaagtgAAGGTTTATCCAAAAAGAAACATTGACATTTTCTCCCCCTTATGGTGTTTCAAACCCATCAGACTTTCGTTCAtgttcaaaacacaaataaaggaATTTTTAAAGAAACCTGAGAGATTTATGTCCCTCTTGTAAAAGTCAGTTTAAACTTTAATACTTCAAAAGTTCATAAATGAGtagtaaaagtaatccatatcaactGAGCGGTTTCATCCAAGTCTTCTGTAGAAACACAGCCACTTTATATGATGAATGGAGTGgacatcaaatatggtaaacagacGCTTAACTGTACTTGCCTGACATGCAAGAACAAATCTCATTGGTTGCAAACTAAACTCACATTTTGAAGTGAAAGTTTTGGTCCCATAGACAATCAATGGAGGTACAGATATATCTCTATCAAATTTCATGAGAATATATGTGTCTTAAAGATGAATGAATGTCATTCAGGTTTACAGGTGGCGataaagatgacagaatttttcaatTACCcctttcattgtttgtttttatatccaatatttatttatatatccagccatcaaaaaaaaaagcatatttcacaaacaaaaatctaaagaGAAAGTGTTTATGCAGTGCAGTTGCTGTTTGAATTACTGCTGCGAGAGGGCAGCACGCTGAGTCTGTGGAAAATGCATTGTGCACACATCGCTTAATGTTTACAGAGCAGGAGATGGTTGCAACAaacaatagctgctcacatatcAAGTCTGCATGAGTTTCAGTCCCAACCTTCAGCTGTGTTATGGCCAAGGTTGCCATGAGCGTGGGGAGCTCAGGCTCGGGGCGGCATGCATGGGAGCGAGTTGCTGAAAGGGAACTTATCTTGCAGGTGGGGTCTGCCAGGCCAGCAACGGCAGCAGCATGTGAGTGGAGTAGAAGCAGGCTTGGCCCCCAGCCATCGCCAGCCAGGACAAGAGGCGCTTCTGCTGCTCACCTACAACCACCACCTTCAGCCTCTAAGATCAAACCTGGTACAAGAGGAAAAGACGCCAGCAGTACCACTGACATGCCTTCACCCAGAAGCAAACAGAGCACATCTGATGGTAAGGGCAATGTGCGCTACAGAGCTTTATCTTTCTGTGGTTTGGTCAGCTTTAAATTTTACAGTGCGAGTTGGTGCATGTTATAGTAGTGGTTTGATTTTCATATTCAAGATGGGCCAAGTCTAAAGAATGTTTTAAGTCTATAAAAATGTTACctcctttaaattaaattatcctTTTTAGAACCCATTTAGCTttttgttatgtttgtactgtaaATTATGTGTTAACTGtccatttagttttatttgggggggggtgGGTTGCATGAAACATTCATTGTGATTTGGAGGCTTAAATTGCCTTTTTATATGCCATTTACAGCACAGGCATCTATACACTTATTTGTGATACCTGAATAACAATAGATGTATTGTTGGCCACTTTCCCTCTGCAGTTAAGCAAAAAATCAATTTAACTGAAGGTGCAAGTGCAGTTTCAAGATCCCAGTCAAGATCTGCTGTGTTCACAGCTCCAGCATCAGCCTCCAAACTGTCCATGAAACCCAAATTACAGACCAAGAACTCCAGTACTTCTCATTCAAATGGACATGCAAAGCAAGGTGAGCCTTCCCAGATTGACACAGTGGCCGAgggagaattaaaaaaaaaagataattaaaatgaaataattaattatggATAGAAGTGACCGTTTTAGACAAGATCAACCTCATGTTATCCAGCTTGACCCACATTCTCTGCTAGGTCAGTGTTGCCTTAAATCCACAGATTTAATATTAAATCCCTTCTAAGGGATTCAGTCTActctaattaaaacattttttggagttgcaaatgtattcaaatttGTGTTAACTACAATAATAAGTATACATTCTTGAAGCTATTTCATCAGGTAGCAgtgttatatttctgtttgctatcaagtcacctttatttgtatggCACTTTATACAATATTCCAAAACTGCTTCACAGTATTATATAGCAAAATAAAGGAATTAAGATTCAAACTTCAAAAAAATAGAGGAAAATATAATTTCTGCTTTTAAAGCAGCTGGTGACAAGACAATATTATGAATATTCAGCTCCAGTCAGTTCAGTGATGgttcatttcagtttaataacTGTGTAAAGTTCACTCATTATGAAATGGGTTCAGTTCAGCTATAAGCAGTTCTACTGAAGACAAGAGTGTGATTTATTTAGCTTGagtcagttcaatgttgattcaattcagttaaaTAACTTTGTAGATGCTGCAAAATTAATCAGTTAAAAACCAATTCAGTTCTGCTATGAAGTGGAAAACAATAGTACAAATATTCAGCTCAGCTCTTTTTAAACACCAGCTGAGCCAACCAGAGGCAACAAGGAACCCAAAATCCCCAAATCAGctgacagaaatataaaaaaaaattacaacttggGAGAAAACAGGCTCAATTTCCTCTGGCCTAAATGAACAATCACTGATATTGTATCAGATGTTTTTCAGTATTGTGTCTGCTGTTGTCATAACATATCAAAAATCACTATATCAACTTGCATCAGTGGAGGCCCATCAAAGAAGGTGCAATCTCACAGAGAGTTTATCTGTTTATTGGAGCATGATTATCATCAAAAAGAGATATGATGATAAAGCCTGCTTATGTTTTATTGCTTTGATTCAGATACAAGCCTCCTAGGAAATTCCCTCCCAGGCCCACAAACTAACTAATGTACTAAAAAATTGTTGAAGATTTACAttggttatttatttgtttatttatttttaaatcagaccATGCTGAGCCCTCTATGGGAACCTTGAGTAAACCTTCTAACAGGACCACATTGTTAAGGACCAAGCTGCAGTGTCCACCTATCAGGAGTGTATCATCAGGGAAgtcatattttcaatattttaagcAATAACTTTTGGGGTGTCAATTCCCgttaaatcaaaagaaaaagaaaaaaaattgggaaatttatttttgtttgatttactCTAGAACtaaagtcatacatgttttcTCTTCTTTAGGAGTAGGATACAAAAACACATCTCCATCAGGTTCATCAAGGTCTTCATGCAGTCCTCTGAAAACCCCAACCACAGCCAGACTCATGAGACCTACTGCTACTCCAACAGGTAACATGCCCAGTTTATGATCTTAGAAGTGAagtgtacatttaaaacaaaaacacaaatcaatTGGGAGTTTAAAATACTTATACggagtatttttattaagtacattatatatttgcatttttttccccctttaattgaaataaatcccATTGCTACACTGTATCTTGTCTGATCTGTGAGTGGGGTGGCAGTTGTCTTGCACTGTGTGAGCTCTGTGAAACACCCTCTCAGCAatgcaggaatatttgatcacaGCTAAGTCCGTAACACAGCTGACACAGTCTCTCTTGTCTTAGCCAGCCGCTCTCAGCGTATGCTTTCTTACCACCCATAAGTACTGTAATTAAGAATGGCCATTGCATTCCTCTCAAAGATTAAGTCTTGGGTGTATGCATGCAGCATGCCTTCAAGTCTGTGAGACTGGACTCTGCCATCACACTGATCAATAACAATGTTTTGTTCCAAAGAAATTTGACTTTAAATTATGGTGTTATTCTACAACTGTGGACAGAATCACTTTGAATTACTTGTATACAGTAAATGGATTCAGGGGagacaatatatataatttttttgttatgtttttttttttttttttacttttttccagCAGTCAGGCTAGTGGGCATACCTGTGTTATGGTGTAACTAGTGGTGACCATGTTACTGACttcacattgcttccaaatgcaatttttaacatCTACATTCCTATTTACAAGCATTCTGGTAGTGCATGAATGCAGCATTAGTGAAAATGgacagagacaatggtagctttagcaataTTAGCCTAACAGAGTGAGCCAAGAGGCtcttttggaaaataaaatatgatgcTTGCTTTGTCTGTTAGTCTGGATGTTTGCTCACAAATCGTTGGTATCGATCcatctttcagaagcaatctttgtaCAACTCCAGCACTGAACTGACCCTCATTTGTGAGGCAGTCCAGTGTAAAATGTTTGCACAAATgtataggacttttttttttttttttttttttttaggaaagtgAACCACCATTTCCTCAGAGGTCTATGGAAGCTCCTATGTTCGTTGGTGCAtccaaacacacaacactttaatggctctttggcatTGACATTGTACCTCTAgtagctacagcaagagaacagtaatggcggaccgcagcttctcactcagggctgtgtgtattctaatagggcagagagcatcacaaatgggTGGGACTTTCACCGACTGTCCTCATAGTACTGAGAAACCTGGAACTGCTAGTGTGGGGAGACTGTTTATGAGttattgggattataaaacaatgagtgggtggatttttaccgTTATAGGCTGATTGTTTTCACACAAACAtcatataaaagtgatttttgcagtCTATGGTTCCTTTAAACTATTCTATGACCCTGACCTCTAGTATTT contains:
- the LOC113058157 gene encoding fibrinogen-like protein 1, whose amino-acid sequence is MPVLLIIWMLCTLDSSDSAPNKCEDEIQRLQAELTSLELRHTKQQQLIQRLMNLNQMDERHLKAGSFYDTGDKQYLDCAQIFKNVSTQSGFYMIKPQLSPTWMRVYCDMTEGGGWTVFQRRSDGSQSFDRDWNDYKIGFGDMKSANGEFWLGNDNLHYLTSQDDYTLRVNLEDFEGSHRFAVYRTFKVDNEQNHYQLRFGVYTGNAGDALSGSYHPEVQWWASHQGMKFSTRDRDNDRYNRSCAQEDKGGWWFNRCHSTNLNGFYHRGPYSAVTDDGIVWYPWHGWWYSLKSVQMKIRPGSFEPNDV